CTGCTGGCGACGCTATTATTGAAATGGCATAGGAGCGCTTGAGATGGATGGATTGTTAAATTTATGGCAGGCAACCGGCATTGCTAACTTAACGTTTCCTGCATTATCTATGATAGCTGTAGGGTGTGGTCTTCTGTATTTGGCTATCGCGAAAAAATTTGAGCCACTTTTACTGGTGCCTATCGGTTTTGGTGCGATATTAACTAATATTCCGGTGGCAGCGCTATCTGAGCCGGGTGGATTACTGTATTACGTTTATTATATCGGGATCGACAGTGGCATATTCCCCTTACTGATATTTATGGGGGTAGGTGCCTTAACTGACTTTAGTGCGCTGATTGCGAATCCTCGTATGTTGTTACTTGGTGCAGCAGCACAGTTTGGTATTTTTGCGACTTTATTTGGTGCGATTTTACTGAACTTTATTCCTGGATTTGAATTTACCTTACAAGATGCATCTGCCATTGCAATTATTGGCGGTGCAGATGGACCGACAGCGATATTTTTAGCGTCTAAGTTATCACCTGAGTTGCTGGGGGCCATTGCCGTTGCAGCGTATTCATATATGGCTCTGGTGCCTATTATTCAGCCACCTATTATGCGTTTATTGACGTCGGATGAGGAGCGCAGTATTGCAATGCCACAGTTAAGAGTCGTTTCTAAAAGAGAAAAGATTCTGTTTCCATTGATGGTATTGTCGTTGACTCTATTGTTTTTACCTGCGGCAGCGCCCCTAGTTGGTATGTTCTGTTTGGGTAACTTAATGCGTGAGTCTGGTGTGGTAGATAGGCTTAGCAATACAGCGCAAAACGAGTTGATTAACATCACAACCATATTCTTGGGCTTAGCGGTTGGTTCTAAATTAGCAGCCGACCAGTTTTTAACTGTAGAAACCTTGGGTATTTTGGTGCTTGGCGCGTTGGCATTTAGCATTGGTACGGCTTCGGGCGTTTACATGGCTAAAATTATGAACCGTGTTTCGTCTAATCCAATTAATCCATTAGTGGGGGCCGCGGGCGTGTCTGCAGTACCAATGGCTGCACGTGTGGTAAATAAAGTCGGTCTTGAGTCTAATCCGCATAACTTTCTTTTAATGCATGCAATGGGACCCAATGTTGCAGGGGTGCTTGGTAGCGCAGTTGCAGCAGGTATCTTGCTTGCTTTGGTGAATTAACCACACTCTCCAACCTTTAGTGGGGCCGTTTGCCCCACATTTTTCCTTCTTTTCAAATAGTGAGCTAAATAAAGCTCACTTTTTTGTTGTTAAGTTTTGTTCGGATTTGTATAAATAACGGGCCAAGTGATTGAGTCCGTGTTATAAAGTGATAAGTCGGACAAAGTTAAGGAATCCTATGTATATTATTGTGATATTAGTTTGTTTAGTCGCAGCCTTGCTTATTCTTATTCCGCTGCTAGAAAAGTATCAAGGTAAAATGGGGCTAGACAAAGCTCAAAAGTACGGTAAATATATACTGCCTTTGGCTATGCTTGGGGTGGTCGTGAATATCATTCACTCTATGATGCAAAGTTAAAATAATAAGTATGAAGCAAAGCCACCGAAATGGCTTTGCGCTAACTCAATCAAATATTAATTGGCTGATTGCAAGTACTTTTGGATGAACTCTGTGGCTTTCATATACGATTCTTCAAGTTCATCTCGCAGCTGTATCAATTGGTCACTGCTCATCTCTTGCGTTTTACACCTTGATTCAAATTTTTCAGCAATCAGTGCAACTTGCTCTGCACCAATAGTACGAGAAATGGACTTCAGTTGATGGCACGCTTCAATGATTTCATTTTGACTCGATGAAATTACCGCACCGTTAATATCACGTGCCAATTCGCTACTCTGCTCTAAGTACATCCTAAAGAAACGAAGTCGCTTAGCGCTATCGTCGTTAACATACTTATTAAGCTGATCCATGTTGATTGGAGGTTCAACAGTAGACTCTTCTATTGGCGCCGTGTTCATGGCCTCTGGTTCTAGTGCCATAGTGATAGGCGCTTCTTCATCAACTGTGGAGTTATTATCCTGTGATGTAAAACTTGGCAGTGCGGCGCTTTCTGAAGAAACAGGCACGGCTTCAACGCTTTCACTTGTATCTGCAGTTCTTACATTTTCATCCAAGTTGATCGCGGCCTCAGTGCTTACAGCCTCTTTGGGCGCAGTAGTCTCCTCAGGATGTTCTTCTTGTATGTGAATATTGGACTCTGGGTGTTGTGGTACTGGTTTTGCTTTATGCCCAGAGGCGTTCTGCCATTTTTCTAACGTGGCTTCTAACACATTTAATTCTACTGGTTTAGTGATGTAATCATTCATGCCCGAAGCCAGGCAACGGTCTCGTTCACCTTTAAGCGCATTAGCTGTGATTGCAATGATGTATGGTTGTGCATTGATATCCGGTGATTGTTCAGCAATATCTCTGATTTTGGTAACCATGTCATAGCCAGACATCTTAGGCATATGTAGGTCGGTCAATACAACTGCATAATGGCCTTGTTGCCACATTTTTAAACCTTCTTCACCGTTTTCGGCTACTTCAACACCGTAACCAAGTAAATGAAGCTGATCTGTGAGCACTTGCTGATTTAATACATTATCTTCTACCAGAAGAACTAATTTATTTTCAGCTTTAGCATCCTCAATATTTAAGTAGCTATTCATCGTGCGAGATGGTTTCAGCTGCTTGGGCTTGTGCAGTCCCACAGCGACTAGTACTGCTGTCATAAAGCTTGTTTTACAAAGAGGTGCTGCATTTAGGTAGAATATGTGGCCATGATTGAGCGCGGATTCATCCATCGTGCTCAGCACAATCACTTGCTGGTTGTTGTGCTCAATAGAATAGAGCAAATCCCTCAATTGCTGATTTACTTTATCCATGCCATCAAGGCCATCGAGCACCCAGACAACATCTCTATCATATTGATGCTCGTCAATTTCACTTGGGTCAACAACAATGGCTGAGTTTGCCCCCATAAAGGACAGGTAGCGCGCTAAAATAGCGCGTCTATTTGGATTATGGGTAAACGTTACTACTTTGCGGCCAGCTAATACACCTTTATTGGCATACTCAACTTTGCCACTAATGCTAAACGGCAGCTCGACAATAAACTCACTACCCATGCCGATATCAGAGTTGACATTAATTGAGCCAAGCATCAGCTCAACAAGACTTTTACAAATAGATAATCCTAAACCGGTACCGCCGTATTCTCGTGTGATAGAGCCTTCTGCTTGAATAAAGGGATTAAAAATCTCCCTCAACTGGGCTTGCGTCATCCCCTTACCATTATCGGTAACTTTGAAACGCAAGGTATAGTGCTCAGAGGTATTTTGTGCCACTTCCACGGAGATTTTGACAAAGCCTTGTTTGCTTTCATCGGTTGTAGTGAATTTAATGGCATTACTACATAGGTTATAAAGTACCTGACGTACTCGTACGGCATCACCTACCAAATTGCTTGGAATATCAGGCGCAATGGCTAACTGAAGGTCCAATTTACGCTTTTTGGCAACTGAGGAGAGTACACGTGCAACTTCTTCAATTGTCTCTGAGACAGAAAAAGCACTACTGTCTATTTGTAATTTCCCAGCTTCTATTTTTGAGAAGTCTAGAATGTCATCCAAGATCCCAAGTAAAGAAAACGCAGAATCACGAATAATCGTGGTCAGTCTGTGCTGTGCTCCATCTAATTCAGTTTGACGTAGTAAATCAATGGTACCGATAACGCCATTCATAGGTGTTCTAATTTCATGACTCATAGTCGCTAAAAAGGTAGTTTTAGCTTCAGATGCTCGTTCAGCATTGAGCGTTGCCTTTTCTAGTGCCAAGGTACGTGCCTGAACCTCAGTTTCAAGGCTAGTTTGTAATTGTCTTAATTCATTCTGAGAGGCTTTGTTACCTTTAATGATGTCACGGACCTGATTTATTAAGGAGTTGATGCCTATAGCGGTTGAGGAGAGGCCAAAACTTAATTGTTCAGTGACATGAACATCATAATCTTTCTTCTTAATAAGATGCTTAAGCTCTGAATTTAATAAGTTAAGCTCTTTGGCCAATTTGCCTACAATCTGCTTCTTCAGGAATATTGCAAAGGCAATAGTCAATATCAGGGCAATGACTACCAGTGCATAGCTCAGAGGATTACTTGCCGCTACGATGACAGTGGGCTCAGTATATACAAGCACTAACTCACCCACGGGAATATCGTCTAGTGTGAGAGGCTGGTGGACAATAACTTGCCCATTGAGCGTCAATTTAGTGCGTTGCTTGATTGGTGCAACAGGGTTATCACTCGACTGGAATACCAGACTAGGCTTGCCCATTCCACTATCTGCGTATAAGTAGGCATCAATATTTGGATTACCTGCTTTGACTGATGTGAGCATTTGCTTGGCGTAGTTATAGCCTAGCTTCATCATGGTGTTACTTAGTGGTGCTGCTAAGTCCTGAGCCTGTAAAGCGAGGTCAGGTTGGCTATGAGTGGTATTAACTTCTTGCTTGGGCCAAAGATAGGCACCCAGTGACGCAATACTGGTAATAATAAGTGTGACAAATACAAACAGGGGCACGAAACCTTTGATCTGTGCTTGTGAAGATTTTTCCATTGAAATCGTCCGAACAAGTAACTTTCAAATCGAGCTTTATAATAACTTCACATCCTAACACCTATAATGGATGATTTCTCTACGTTTTTACTTCTTTATTATTGCTTATTGGAGATCGTCTTGCTGGAATTAAGTATAAAAATCAGCCTTGAATAGCTTATTTTTGTCAATTTTGCATGAATTGTGCGCAAACAAATTATATTGCAAAAAAATAGTTGACTTGAAAGGGTAAAACCCGTTTAATACGCCGCACGCCCAGATAGCTCAGTCGGTAGAGCAGAGGATTGAAAATCCTCGTGTCGGTGGTTCGATTCCGCCTCTGGGCACCATTTTTAGGTGCGCCGACTTAGCTCAGTTGGTAGAGCAACTGACTTGTAATCAGTAGGTCATCCGTTCGACTCGGATAGTCGGCACCATTTTTAAATTTGGTTTGTATTGGAAATAAATCCAAGCTAATTAGTTGCCCAGATAGCTCAGTCGGTAGAGCAGAGGATTGAAAATCCTCGTGTCGGTGGTTCGATTCCGCCTCTGGGCACCATCTCTTAAAGATGTAAAATAAAGAATTTTACTAAAACGCTTTATAAAAGCGGTTTAGTTTTTTGAAATGCGTCAAGTTCATTTCAAACATATTTAGTATTTATCCAGATAGCTCATTCGGTAGAGCTGTGTGGAATTGTATTGAAAATCCCTAAAGAGTTTTAATACACGTAAAAAATTATTTGCCCAGATAGCTCAGTCGGTAGAGCAGAGGATTGAAAATCCTCGTGTCGGTGGTTCGATTCCGCCTCTGGGCACCATTATTAAGTGTGCCGACTTAGCTCAGTTGGTAGAGCAACTGACTTGTAATCAGTAGGTCATCCGTTCGACTCGGATAGTCGGCACCATTTATAAAACATGTGTCACCATATAAAATTTATTTGCCCAGATAGCTCATTCGGTAGAGCTATGTGGAATTGTATTGAAAATCCCTAAAGAGTTTTAATACACGTAAAAATTATTTGCCCAGATAGCTCAGTCGGTAGAGCAGAGGATTGAAAATCCTCGTGTCGGTGGTTCGATTCCGCCTCTGGGCACCATTATTAGGTGTGCCGACTTAGCTCAGTTGGTAGAGCAACTGACTTGTAATCAGTAGGTCATCCGTTCGACTCGGATAGTCGGCACCATTTATAAAATTTGTGACACCATATAAAAAATTATTGCCCAGATAGCTCATTCGGTAGAGCTGCGTGGAATTGTATTGAAAATCCATAGAGATTTTTAATACACGTAAAAATTATTTGCCCAGATAGCTCATTCGGTAGAGCTGCGTGGAATTGTATTGAAAATCCATAGAGATTTTTAATACACGTAAAAATTATTTGCCCAGATAGCTCAGTCGGTAGAGCAGAGGATTGAAAATCCTCGTGTCGGTGGTTCGATTCCGCCTCTGGGCACCATAATTAGGTGTGCCGACTTAGCTCAGTTGGTAGAGCAACTGACTTGTAATCAGTAGGTCATCCGTTCGACTCGGATAGTCGGCACCATTTATAAAACATGTGACACCATATAAAAATTGATTTCCCCAGATAGCTAATTCGGTAGAGCTGTGTGGAATTGTATTGAAAATCCCTAGAGAGTTTTAATACACGTAAAAATCTTATTTGCCCAGATAGCTCAGTCGGTAGAGCAGAGGATTGAAAATCCTCGTGTCGGTGGTTCGATTCCGCCTCTGGGCACCATTCTTATAGTGTGCCGACTTAGCTCAGTTGGTAGAGCAACTGACTTGTAATCAGTAGGTCATCCGTTCGACTCGGATAGTCGGCACCATCTCTTCATGTTGTATATTATTCCAAAGTTTTACTCGACGTAAAAATTTATACTCCAGATAGCTCATTCAGTAGTGTTTATCGCAATTGTATTGAAAATCCTCGTGTCGGTAGTTCGATTCCTCCTCTCGGGATCATTGATCAGATAAGCCCAGCATGAGCAGGACTTTTTTGGATTTATTGTTCACTTAATGTTCTAAGTATTTTACAAAGCTGGGATTGGTACCTTATTTGATTTTGCTTCTCTTCATACTCATAAGCTTTAGCTACTTTACGATATTTCAACTAGTATTTTATTAAGATTCTAAGTTAGGTAGTATTTCGATCAGTGTGGACGTTTTGTGTGCAGGTTTGATCTTTGACCACTAGTATGGAACAAATTGAGATATTTACGATCCCTAGTCCGTGTAAGGGGATTTGTGAGGTTAACAACCGCGGTTACTGTAAAGGGTGCTTTCGCAGTCGAGAGGAGCGCTTTTGTTGGAATCAAATGACTGATCACCAAAAAAAAATGGTTATAGATCTATGCCAGCGCCGACAAAAACGTGTAATGGCAAAAAAACAATCTCAGCAAACTGCCTCAAGTACTAACGAACTGACTGAAATACAAGATGATTTGTTTAAATTCGATATTTAGCTTTTAAGACTGCAATGATGCCCTTTTGTTCTAGCTTTTTTAGAGTGACTTTTAACTTAGGGATGAGAGCCGCGTGTTTCTGGTGCAAATAGTGAAAACTATCTATGGTCATTAGATCTTCAATTTTTATCGTATCAACATCCATATAAGGTAAGTGCTCACGCAGATGAAAGTCTATGATCAGTGCCCCCTGTACTTTTTTCTGCATAAGTAAGTTAAGTTGAGCGGCACTACTTTTCACTTCGATAAGCTCACCTTGATAACGATTGTCCATCATATATTGATAGGCTACGAGGTAGCCACTTTGTACCACCATGGACTCAATTTGTTCGAATGAACAGGAGGTACAATGGCTAATGAGCTGTAGGTTAAATGAATAGAGGGGGAAATCCACGTAGAGGAGGTTAGCGTAACTATCCGTGACGCCTGCTATCCTTCCTAATTGTCCGTCAAGTTCCCCTTCATTGGCAGCGATAAGTGCGCTTTGTTGATCAAAATCTATCAGCGCTAATTTGTGGCCGATATCTTTGTAAGCGAGACTTAATAATTCGACGACATATCTCGCTTGTGGTGTATCGGCAGGCCGATTGAAGTACAGTGTGTTTGCGTGGGCGAATGAACAGTGGAATAATAAAATCATCCATAATAATTTGATATTTCTCACATAGTCCCCCTAATTTACAGTGAATGAAGAGTGTGTCTTTCTAGTTTATAAATATCAATAAATACACTGTAATAATTAACTTTGTAATTCAATACTGCCGTTGCCAAGTACATATATGATACACTGTTTTTATAATTTTCAATAATTGTACAGTACGATGTCTTATAACCTGTGTAACCTTTCTAGAGCAGAAAAATATCAAGTTCAATTAGAGTACGAAGCGTCTTTTTGGGCATATCAAATAAAGCGTGGTAAAAATACTCGAGAAGCGATATATGATGCGATTAATAGCAGACCGTTATCTGAGCGGGATACGCTTAAGGCAAAATTTGAGCAATACTTGGGACTTATGTTAGTTTAGTTATGCAATTGAGTTGTTATTGTTTGCCTGCGATTCAAACACCATTAGTTAATAAATTCTATCAGGCTAACAGGGTGCGTGGCCGAGCGACTAAGCAAGATACAATTTGGGTTGTTAAACTTACTGAATTGATTGCAGCATGCAGGGTTCAGAAAGTGGAGCAAGATGCCTTTTTATCAACGGTTTTTGTCGCGCCTAAATATCGAGGGCAGGGCATTGCGAAGCAGTTAGTAGCATCAGCCATCAGATCAGAGCATATTGTGTACACCTTCGCTTATCAAGATGTTGTTCCTTTGTATCAGCAACTCGATTTTCTCGATATAAGCCCAGATACTTTGCCAGAAAAATTACGGGATATGTTCGTAAACTATACGAAACAAGGCAGAGAGATAACAGCGATGTGTTTTCAAAGGGACGTAAATGCATGAATTATCTTATTGTTTTAGTGATATTCCTCTTTAGTGCTTTATGTACAGCACAGGTTTCCCGTATTTCTCCTGCTGAAGGGTTATCACAAAGCTATGTAAATACATTGCTATTTGATAAAAAAGGATATCTTTGGCTATCTACGGAAGGAGGGTTAAATCGATATGATGGATATCAAGTACTTGAAGTAATGGGCCCAAATAAAGCCCTTGATAAAATGCAGATAGATCGTATTTATCAAGACTCAGCAGGTAAAATCTGGATAGCCTCTGGTCGTGCGGGTTTGTTTAGTTATCACCCCGAAAAAGACCTATATCGACAATATATTCAAGCTCCCTCTTCTGAACAGGATTATATCCAAAATAGCGTTTTTCAAATGCTAGAAAAAAGCCCTAATGAATTGTGGTTAGGTCGAACAAAAAATGTGTCGGTATTAGATAAAAAGACAGGACAAATAACAGAGGTTATTCCTATTCCAGGCATGAATGATCGCAGTTTAGTCAGGGCCTTGCTGCAATTTGAAGACATTCTGTACATCGCAACCACAGAACATTTATTTGCCTATCATATTCCCAGCAAACAGCTTAAACCGATTAAGCATATAGATGACCCTGAACATCCGTTTCAGCATAATACGAAATCTTTACTGTTGCTTGATGACTCGACGCTGTTAGTCGGGGCGGTATTGGGATTGTATGAGCTTGATATTAGTGAGTTGCAAACCAATTTTGATGCGGCGCCTGCTTATAAAACACTATTGGAAGAGTTTAATATATGGCATATGCTAAAGCAGCAAGCTTACTTATTGCTTGGTACAGACAAAGGACTGATGCGTTTTGATCCGCACACGGGTGAAGTTGAGCCTGATAAACGACTTTTGAACAGTCGTTTTTCCATTTCTGATAGCAGTATCATTCATTTGAATGAGGATAATAATGGCGGTGTGTGGGCGGCTACTCGTACAGATGGGGCATTTTATTTGCCGCCAGATAACCATATTTTTGACAATGTGCAAAACGAGTCAATTGAAGGGGAATTCTCCCATGGGGCTGTATGGGGAATTGTTGAGTTTCAAGGGTACATCTGGGCTGCAACTCGAGATGGTTTAACACGATACGATCCAAAAACGCGTGAGGCAAAGGCATTACTTCAGGGTTATATGGGAGAGAGTTTTTTACCAGAGTACTCGATATTCGAGCTATTCGCATTTCAAGATAAACTGTGGCTGATAAGTAACCGAGGGTTATTTGTTTTTGACCCATTGACTGAAACAATTTCGCGCCCTCGAGCACAAAACCCAGAGTCTACCGAGATACTTTCAGGGTTTGTCAAAGGTGCTGTTTTGGTTGAGCCAGGCTTTTTGTATTTTGTTGATGGTAACTCGGGTTTTTATTTATTTAATATGAATAATGGCATCTTAGAGCCGCTTGGACCGAGTTTCGAACAGTTTGATCCGTTTTTAAGTTATGGCTTTTTTCCGCCCTTATCTAGCCACCCTACTCAGCCTGTGTTTTACAGTGAAGGCCGCTTGTTCAGGTATGATCGCCCAAGACAACAATTAACGCAGATTTACCAAGTACCCAAAGCACATAAGCAATCAGCGGTAGACTTGCTGAGTTATACCATAGATAAAAATAACGTGTTGTGGCTGTCTTTTGCGACCCATGGGTTAGTGCGATTAACTGCAGATGGATATAAGCCTTTACCGTTACCTACAGACTCTTTATCTGTCACTAACTTTATCTTGTATGAGATGCAGCAGGATAACGCGGGCATGATTTGGATGTCATCTCATCAAGGCATATGGCGGTTGGATCCTGATAACTTTCACCTGCAAGGGTTTACTATTAATGATGGTTTGATGAGCAATGAATTTAATAGTGGGTCGTCTGTAAAATTAGAAAATGGTCATATTGCTTATGGGTCATTACAGGGGATCACGATTTTTGATCCTGAGGTCAACAGGCCAAATAGACCGTTACTAACACGCGTTAATATCACCAATGTAGATTTAATGTCTAGGGATCTTAAACCTGCCGGACTGAAATCATTCTCCTCAATAGAGCTTAATCACGATGATATTGGTTTGGAAGTATCTTTCTCCGCGATGGCCTTTACCGCGCAAGAGCGAATTGTGTATGAATATCAACTCTCTGGTGAACAAAGAATATTGAGTCGTAATAGTAATCGAGTTGTATTTCCGAAGCTGAATCCTGGCCATTATAGATTAAAAGTATGGGCAAAAGATCCGCTTACAGGAGA
This genomic window from Pseudoalteromonas luteoviolacea contains:
- a CDS encoding sodium ion-translocating decarboxylase subunit beta translates to MDGLLNLWQATGIANLTFPALSMIAVGCGLLYLAIAKKFEPLLLVPIGFGAILTNIPVAALSEPGGLLYYVYYIGIDSGIFPLLIFMGVGALTDFSALIANPRMLLLGAAAQFGIFATLFGAILLNFIPGFEFTLQDASAIAIIGGADGPTAIFLASKLSPELLGAIAVAAYSYMALVPIIQPPIMRLLTSDEERSIAMPQLRVVSKREKILFPLMVLSLTLLFLPAAAPLVGMFCLGNLMRESGVVDRLSNTAQNELINITTIFLGLAVGSKLAADQFLTVETLGILVLGALAFSIGTASGVYMAKIMNRVSSNPINPLVGAAGVSAVPMAARVVNKVGLESNPHNFLLMHAMGPNVAGVLGSAVAAGILLALVN
- a CDS encoding hybrid sensor histidine kinase/response regulator, which gives rise to MEKSSQAQIKGFVPLFVFVTLIITSIASLGAYLWPKQEVNTTHSQPDLALQAQDLAAPLSNTMMKLGYNYAKQMLTSVKAGNPNIDAYLYADSGMGKPSLVFQSSDNPVAPIKQRTKLTLNGQVIVHQPLTLDDIPVGELVLVYTEPTVIVAASNPLSYALVVIALILTIAFAIFLKKQIVGKLAKELNLLNSELKHLIKKKDYDVHVTEQLSFGLSSTAIGINSLINQVRDIIKGNKASQNELRQLQTSLETEVQARTLALEKATLNAERASEAKTTFLATMSHEIRTPMNGVIGTIDLLRQTELDGAQHRLTTIIRDSAFSLLGILDDILDFSKIEAGKLQIDSSAFSVSETIEEVARVLSSVAKKRKLDLQLAIAPDIPSNLVGDAVRVRQVLYNLCSNAIKFTTTDESKQGFVKISVEVAQNTSEHYTLRFKVTDNGKGMTQAQLREIFNPFIQAEGSITREYGGTGLGLSICKSLVELMLGSINVNSDIGMGSEFIVELPFSISGKVEYANKGVLAGRKVVTFTHNPNRRAILARYLSFMGANSAIVVDPSEIDEHQYDRDVVWVLDGLDGMDKVNQQLRDLLYSIEHNNQQVIVLSTMDESALNHGHIFYLNAAPLCKTSFMTAVLVAVGLHKPKQLKPSRTMNSYLNIEDAKAENKLVLLVEDNVLNQQVLTDQLHLLGYGVEVAENGEEGLKMWQQGHYAVVLTDLHMPKMSGYDMVTKIRDIAEQSPDINAQPYIIAITANALKGERDRCLASGMNDYITKPVELNVLEATLEKWQNASGHKAKPVPQHPESNIHIQEEHPEETTAPKEAVSTEAAINLDENVRTADTSESVEAVPVSSESAALPSFTSQDNNSTVDEEAPITMALEPEAMNTAPIEESTVEPPINMDQLNKYVNDDSAKRLRFFRMYLEQSSELARDINGAVISSSQNEIIEACHQLKSISRTIGAEQVALIAEKFESRCKTQEMSSDQLIQLRDELEESYMKATEFIQKYLQSAN
- a CDS encoding DUF1289 domain-containing protein, translated to MEQIEIFTIPSPCKGICEVNNRGYCKGCFRSREERFCWNQMTDHQKKMVIDLCQRRQKRVMAKKQSQQTASSTNELTEIQDDLFKFDI
- a CDS encoding DUF3283 family protein; amino-acid sequence: MSYNLCNLSRAEKYQVQLEYEASFWAYQIKRGKNTREAIYDAINSRPLSERDTLKAKFEQYLGLMLV
- a CDS encoding GNAT family N-acetyltransferase; translation: MQLSCYCLPAIQTPLVNKFYQANRVRGRATKQDTIWVVKLTELIAACRVQKVEQDAFLSTVFVAPKYRGQGIAKQLVASAIRSEHIVYTFAYQDVVPLYQQLDFLDISPDTLPEKLRDMFVNYTKQGREITAMCFQRDVNA
- a CDS encoding EAL domain-containing protein, which translates into the protein MNYLIVLVIFLFSALCTAQVSRISPAEGLSQSYVNTLLFDKKGYLWLSTEGGLNRYDGYQVLEVMGPNKALDKMQIDRIYQDSAGKIWIASGRAGLFSYHPEKDLYRQYIQAPSSEQDYIQNSVFQMLEKSPNELWLGRTKNVSVLDKKTGQITEVIPIPGMNDRSLVRALLQFEDILYIATTEHLFAYHIPSKQLKPIKHIDDPEHPFQHNTKSLLLLDDSTLLVGAVLGLYELDISELQTNFDAAPAYKTLLEEFNIWHMLKQQAYLLLGTDKGLMRFDPHTGEVEPDKRLLNSRFSISDSSIIHLNEDNNGGVWAATRTDGAFYLPPDNHIFDNVQNESIEGEFSHGAVWGIVEFQGYIWAATRDGLTRYDPKTREAKALLQGYMGESFLPEYSIFELFAFQDKLWLISNRGLFVFDPLTETISRPRAQNPESTEILSGFVKGAVLVEPGFLYFVDGNSGFYLFNMNNGILEPLGPSFEQFDPFLSYGFFPPLSSHPTQPVFYSEGRLFRYDRPRQQLTQIYQVPKAHKQSAVDLLSYTIDKNNVLWLSFATHGLVRLTADGYKPLPLPTDSLSVTNFILYEMQQDNAGMIWMSSHQGIWRLDPDNFHLQGFTINDGLMSNEFNSGSSVKLENGHIAYGSLQGITIFDPEVNRPNRPLLTRVNITNVDLMSRDLKPAGLKSFSSIELNHDDIGLEVSFSAMAFTAQERIVYEYQLSGEQRILSRNSNRVVFPKLNPGHYRLKVWAKDPLTGDYTQPAELNIRVKYPFWRSPLALACYLILASALFALWVHRKNKVAQLLMEAHKETRNSETRLKMALEGSNSGVWDWQSGTNLVYQPRLVNELGYKNEYINLDDYLELIHPQDRALFRIEWLEFVSTAKGYIDCTYRLRNRVGQWRWYKDYGKVMAWREAVPMRVAGTYTNLTRERVFEERAALFGEAFEQTRDWVMIFDRRFRILACNKALQDAFAVEANPLSSTSVSLGLERHVRMHYLRAMSNLAEGEFHSAEEVLRLPSGEVRHVLVKVTATHGQNYIIVLTDISKQKRTEKELYQLANYDALTKLPNKVLFMDRVQHGIEQSEENEQSLAILAIKFGRLQRLADTFGDDFVLAVVRQAAKTLQCCFREVDSLAIGQERDFYILMEHLDDVDAVTRYIHCLMARFEEGMRVHEQAVQVDVHVGISLYPDDASDAFELNQAAQIALSHAKKSTKSHYQFYHHDINQQVKRNIEIERRLTAVYHEELLCNYYQPILNATQGHIEGFEVLLRWPDDPYVSAEEFSLAAEKTGLGIEVVLQTIERALIELKVWHLTWPDLYISVNLSAHALHFDGLVDGIQSTLHKINLPASCLVFEISESVMMQNVTQSIARMQALSSLGCRVFMDDFGTGYSSLMYLTQFPVTTLKIDEGFIVDIGKNKDHESIIHSTLSLAHSLGKLCIAQGVENVEQLRFLRMLGCERFQGYLFSPPLPGDMIAHLMVNTWEDMFIS